In one Rubripirellula tenax genomic region, the following are encoded:
- a CDS encoding ABC transporter ATP-binding protein codes for MNSVEHNDTAIVATNLTKRYGSGNTEVIAMREASMTVNAGEVVALLGPSGSGKSTFLTAIGLINPPTSGTITIRGQMVLDGENAQVNLRAYRRQHIGYVFQKSNLIPFLSAIENVQIAMQLNGESKRESHRRAMELMDYLGVADRAANLPSMLSGGQQQRVAVARALANRPSVILADEPTAALDGHRGRQVMELFAKVAHEQGSAVIVVTHDHRSLDVFDTTYEMEDGVITQSQPQHLANSK; via the coding sequence ATGAATTCAGTTGAGCACAATGACACCGCCATCGTCGCTACGAACCTTACCAAGCGATACGGAAGCGGGAACACCGAAGTCATCGCGATGCGCGAAGCTTCCATGACAGTGAACGCTGGCGAAGTGGTGGCCTTGCTGGGTCCGAGTGGTTCGGGCAAGTCGACGTTCCTGACAGCCATCGGGCTTATCAATCCACCGACATCCGGAACGATCACGATTCGCGGGCAAATGGTTCTCGATGGCGAGAACGCCCAAGTCAACCTGCGAGCCTATCGTCGTCAACACATCGGCTATGTCTTTCAGAAGTCCAATTTGATTCCGTTTCTTTCGGCGATTGAGAACGTCCAGATTGCGATGCAGCTCAACGGCGAGAGCAAACGCGAATCCCATCGCCGTGCCATGGAACTGATGGACTATCTGGGCGTGGCCGACCGAGCAGCGAACTTGCCGTCGATGCTATCAGGTGGCCAACAACAACGTGTCGCCGTCGCTCGCGCATTGGCGAACCGCCCAAGCGTGATCCTTGCCGACGAACCAACCGCAGCCCTGGATGGACATCGTGGCCGGCAAGTCATGGAACTGTTCGCCAAGGTGGCCCATGAACAAGGCTCCGCCGTGATTGTCGTCACCCACGACCACCGCTCACTTGATGTCTTCGATACGACCTACGAAATGGAAGACGGCGTGATCACTCAATCTCAACCACAACACCTGGCGAACTCGAAATGA